In a genomic window of Candidatus Fusobacterium pullicola:
- the hflX gene encoding GTPase HflX: MIRGNTEGIKEYILKELDSLYEITVEKNKLIEPEMLMLIAQISNKINREINIAIDRRGNVTEISIGDSSSVQLPIMDIQERRLSGVRVIHTHPSGSSNLSNIDISALIKLKLDCIAAIGIDEDRVTGVSIGFCGVENNELVHEVVGPLSVEEAVNYPMINKFDEIESLLRKRDIVENDTEYAVLVGIDTQESLDELAELARACNVQVVGTFMQKKNKIDSCFFIGTGKAQELAVYKQLKRANLIIFDEELTGMQVKNLEMITSCKVIDRTTLILEIFARRARTREAKIQVELAQLKYRSTRLLGLGSTMSRTGGGVGTKGPGEKKLEIDKRRIRETIYDLKQELEKIRKTRVTQREKREESGIPKISLVGYTNVGKSTLRNLLVDMFPADNTTKKEAVFAENMLFATLDITTRAIILPDKRVASLTDTVGFVRKLSHDLVEAFKSTLEEVSFSDLIIHVVDASSETAIEQIIAVEKVLTELDAMGKPMFLALNKCDKATEEQLNSIKEKFPTYKTIEISAKSQMNIDGFLEMMVESLPQTTRVCTYLIPYSDSSMGAYLHRNAIIQSEEYEGEGLKISAVVNNEVYNRCKKYLIGE, translated from the coding sequence ATGATAAGAGGAAATACAGAGGGAATAAAGGAGTATATTTTAAAAGAATTAGATTCTCTATATGAGATAACGGTAGAGAAAAATAAATTAATTGAACCAGAGATGTTGATGTTGATAGCTCAAATAAGTAACAAAATAAATAGAGAGATAAACATAGCTATTGATAGAAGAGGAAATGTAACAGAGATTTCAATAGGAGATAGTAGTAGCGTACAACTTCCAATAATGGATATACAAGAGAGAAGATTATCAGGAGTAAGAGTTATACACACGCACCCAAGTGGAAGTTCTAATCTATCTAATATAGACATATCAGCATTGATAAAATTAAAATTAGACTGTATAGCTGCAATAGGTATAGATGAAGATAGAGTTACTGGTGTATCAATAGGATTTTGTGGAGTAGAAAATAATGAGCTTGTCCACGAAGTAGTAGGACCATTGAGTGTAGAAGAAGCTGTAAACTATCCTATGATAAATAAATTTGATGAGATAGAATCTCTTTTAAGAAAGAGAGACATAGTTGAAAATGATACTGAGTATGCTGTTCTTGTAGGGATAGATACTCAAGAGAGCTTAGATGAACTAGCTGAATTAGCTAGAGCATGTAATGTTCAAGTTGTAGGGACGTTTATGCAGAAAAAAAATAAAATAGATTCTTGCTTCTTTATAGGTACTGGAAAAGCTCAAGAATTAGCTGTGTATAAACAATTAAAAAGAGCTAATTTGATAATATTTGATGAAGAGCTAACAGGTATGCAGGTTAAAAATCTAGAGATGATAACAAGTTGTAAAGTTATAGATAGAACTACTCTTATACTTGAAATTTTTGCTAGAAGAGCAAGAACAAGAGAGGCAAAAATTCAGGTAGAGTTAGCTCAATTAAAATATAGAAGTACGAGACTTTTAGGATTGGGAAGTACAATGTCTAGAACAGGTGGTGGAGTAGGAACAAAGGGACCTGGAGAGAAAAAATTAGAGATAGATAAGAGAAGAATAAGAGAGACTATATATGACTTAAAACAAGAGTTAGAGAAGATAAGAAAAACAAGAGTTACTCAAAGGGAGAAGAGAGAGGAATCTGGTATTCCTAAAATCTCTCTTGTTGGATATACAAACGTTGGAAAATCTACTTTGAGAAATCTGTTAGTAGATATGTTTCCAGCAGATAACACAACTAAGAAAGAGGCTGTTTTTGCTGAAAATATGCTTTTTGCTACTTTAGATATAACAACTAGAGCTATTATTCTTCCCGATAAGAGAGTAGCTTCCTTAACAGATACAGTTGGATTTGTTAGAAAGTTATCTCATGATTTAGTAGAAGCTTTTAAATCAACTTTAGAAGAGGTAAGTTTTTCAGATCTAATTATACATGTAGTAGATGCTTCAAGTGAAACAGCTATTGAACAGATAATAGCTGTTGAAAAGGTGTTAACAGAGTTAGATGCAATGGGGAAACCTATGTTTTTAGCTCTTAATAAGTGTGATAAGGCTACAGAAGAACAATTAAATAGTATAAAGGAAAAGTTCCCAACATACAAAACAATAGAGATAAGTGCAAAATCTCAAATGAATATAGATGGTTTCTTAGAGATGATGGTAGAGTCTCTACCTCAAACAACTAGAGTTTGTACATATTTAATTCCATATAGTGACTCATCAATGGGGGCTTATTTACATAGAAATGCTATTATCCAAAGTGAAGAATATGAAGGAGAAGGTTTGAAAATATCTGCTGTTGTAAATAACGAAGTTTACAATAGATGTAAAAAATATTTGATAGGGGAATAG
- a CDS encoding cysteine-rich small domain-containing protein: protein MNSYKFIHNKECQFFPCHKMEKIEDFNCMFCYCPLYMLGEKCGGNFKYTPHGIKDCSNCILPHIKDVGYAHVQQKIREIIEIVQQEHLNKNENK, encoded by the coding sequence ATGAATAGTTATAAATTTATCCACAACAAAGAGTGTCAATTTTTCCCTTGTCATAAGATGGAAAAAATAGAGGACTTTAACTGTATGTTTTGCTACTGCCCACTATATATGCTTGGAGAGAAATGTGGAGGAAACTTTAAATATACGCCTCATGGAATAAAAGATTGTTCTAACTGTATTCTACCTCATATTAAAGATGTTGGATATGCTCATGTCCAACAAAAAATAAGAGAGATTATTGAAATTGTTCAACAGGAACATTTAAATAAAAATGAAAATAAGTAA